In a single window of the Neodiprion virginianus isolate iyNeoVirg1 chromosome 1, iyNeoVirg1.1, whole genome shotgun sequence genome:
- the LOC124301335 gene encoding cadherin-23 isoform X2, whose translation MMTAGAVKIIHPCHTFKRTRIKRLRLLICTLLLLFPSCSASNNPPRFLIDGQTEIVVRLKEGPATPVGSLIYRLRAVDPDGDVLSFGLREQPGSDVIRVERITSNEANVYLNKELDRETRDEYPLVLTLTDGRLGDGNYITQSLLLLVEDTNDNAPIFRPHPTTLTIREDSGPGVLTTVEATDADEGAHGQVVYYLQELEGDDGTFSITTVNGKGIVRLVGPLDYERKYLYQLRILAVDRAINEKVNTGTSAILVKVQDVEDQPPEFIFVPPVTRISENVPISTPVLRVRAIDGDRGINNKVTYRITKGPSQLMDIDARSGYVFTRAHLDREAEYNSQGAFILEITATEISKIVPAPSVTTEVTVILTDVNDETPTFRSTSYMAEINENAPLNTPVTILGEAIPEVYDHDLGTNGTFRMFIDDDQGIFEVTPSRGINEATFLVRVKDSSKLDFEERTVVNLTLVAKEVLTSGAKYSVVPVTVFIRDQNDNYPEFTNATYEVSVPENCEVGTTVAWVQAMDQDNGNFGTKGVRYTNLGGSIAHMLTINPVTGVITVKQTGPSFDRELVSRHFLTVEARDDLGRGNRNSAQLIVSIDDINDNPPVFLQNKYEAVLLENEDSFESPLIVEAFDIDLNGTRNSEIIYALVAGEFSSNFTIDSKRGVITPAHPMDYEALPISQGHRETAIRSLRLTVRARDMGTPSLSSDAPLTVYLKDVNDNTPAFERALYKKNVPEDVPGGTSILQVKAWDKDLSAPNNKIVYRIQSGAGDKFIIGPENGVISVAPGSNLDPDLTSPKTMRYTLDVIAIDSGTEVQQTADVLVNITIIDVNNKPPVFIDPGTVIVRENTQVGAYVHRIVANDPDIAPVLRYRVDPNSSEARNEEGTLIRVQEYDYLAAFELNALDGLLRVVRILDRERVELIRLGLVVEDLASIKGPQTASGTLTIVIEDENDNNPKFRRPFYRRSVTENSKNGVGIANIVADDADKNRSISYSLEGPKEIIELVHLDAETGEVVVANKIDRELYSWLNLTVKATDSGIPPRSSLAEVYVQVLDENDNNPYFVSEVNNLTVREDAAVGTEIAVIDAMDSDSGDFGRVTYLLDRMSSQGKFAINSETGSLTVADALDWETRSSYSLVIEAWDNYQFGYTAGESRNAFKQIHVSVLDVNDNSPTVEVPESCVSISEFHEIRDAVTVIKAKDADDPTTPNGRVTFKILSGNEMSFFNLEQTDFWTARVTARRSLKGRFGNYSLHLEARDSGSPVNKVEATLHICVLDYNDNAPVFINPQHNTTVRVAENVTVGSVVVQVEATDSDTGLNGEVHYRLKQDHAGHWRTFLIDDKTGVVSLRLPLDRETQKIYEIRVEAYDLGIPTPLSSDLDLIIYVRNINDYEPQFLIDVFNVHFTEEIAAGSESVFLPETIDRDEVDDLDDPPSQVCYFIVGGNDDETFNLDHYSHELTAAKKLDREVQEEHLLLIKATEDCNTIPANESFFDAADDTLLKVVVGVNDINDNSPKFIRRVFTGGVTTEADFGTQFMQVKAVDLDAGDNAAVSYYQIGKIQMTLSEGLDDVKNQPFLVDRITGAVSLNFDPQRGMKGYFDFVVLANDTDGLNDVARVFIYLLREDQRVRFVLRQHPPEIRQGIETFREVLGNVTGAIVNVDDYKIHENQDGSVDRTRTDLYIHLVNRQDNSILEVSDVLALVDRNIEKLDSLFKEFNVLDTQPAQAQAVVQVEQAGTTLWLLALTLFLGALLILCIALCLSQRASFRRQLKAAKALPFSATDSEFIRGPGRVPNTNKHSMEGSNPIWMHAYENEWFKNDESFRDSLDENALNNEDIMNESNLNEGQRRDSKPYYIQPRTGSLASSSIDSGTEEQNDLSREPGQFRAHNPVVNNPLGKKLETTEL comes from the exons ATGATGACAGCCGGTgcagtgaaaataattcaccCTTGCCATACATTCAAAAGAACAAGAATCAAGAGATTACGGCTACTGATCTGTACTCTGTTATTACTTTTTCCTTCGTGCTCGGCGAGCAATAATCCGCCGAGATTTCTTATCGACGGACAGACAGAAATCGTGGTGAGACTGAAGGAAGGCCCGGCAACACCGGTCG GTAGTTTAATATACAGGCTGCGTGCGGTGGACCCGGACGGCGATGTGCTTTCTTTTGGGCTCCGCGAACAGCCGGGCAGCGATGTGATACGTGTAGAGAGGATAACTTCTAATGAGGCGAATGTGTACCTGAACAAGGAGCTCGACAGAGAG ACTAGGGATGAGTACCCTCTAGTCCTGACGTTGACTGACGGTCGGCTAGGCGATGGAAATTACATAACCCAGAGCCTGCTCCTCCTCGTCGAAGACACGAATGACAACGCGCCAATTTTTCGGCCGCATCCGACGACCCTCACCATTCGCGAGGACTCTGGACCCGGTGTTTTGACCACCGTCGAAGCAACCGACGCTGACGAAGGGGCTCACGGTCAAGTCGTCTACTACCTCCAAGAGCTTGAAGGCGACGACGGCACCTTTAGTATTACGACGGTGAACGGAAAGGGAATTGTTCGGCTGGTCGGCCCTCTTGACTACGAAAGGAAGTATCTGTACCAGTTGAGAATCCTCGCTGTGGATCGTGCCATAAATGAAAAG GTCAACACGGGAACATCGGCAATTCTGGTAAAAGTTCAGGACGTGGAAGACCAGCCTCCGGAATTCATATTCGTTCCACCAGTCACTAGAATTAGCGAAAACGTGCCTATCAGTACACCTGTTCTTCGAG TTCGAGCCATCGATGGTGACAGAGGTATAAACAACAAGGTTACCTACCGAATTACGAAGGGGCCCAGCCAGCTGATGGATATCGACGCTAGGTCTGGCTACGTTTTCACCAGGGCTCATTTAGATCGAGAAGCGGAGTATAACAGCCAGGGTGCTTTCATATTAGAGATCACTGCGacggaaatttcaaagatCGTTCCAGCGCCGTCGGTGACTACCGAGGTCACTGTCATTCTGACGGACGTGAACGACGAGACACCGACGTTTCGCAGTACTTCGTACATGGCTGAGATAAACGAAAACGCACCTCTTAACACGCCTGTTACGATACTTGGAGAAGCGATCCCGGAAGTCTATGATCATGATTTG GGAACCAACGGTACCTTTAGAATGTTCATCGACGATGACCAGGGGATATTCGAAGTGACACCATCTCGCGGTATTAATGAAGCGACATTTCTCGTTCGGGTCAAAGATTCCTCGAAGCTGGATTTCGAAGAACGAACAg TTGTGAACTTGACCCTTGTCGCCAAAGAAGTTCTGACTTCCGGAGCCAAGTACAGCGTTGTTCCAGTGACTGTTTTCATTCGAGATCAAAATGACAACTATCCCGAGTTCACCAACGCGACTTACGAGGTCTCGGTACCGGAGAACTGTGAGGTGGGCACAACCGTTGCTTGGGTTCAAGCTATGGATCAAGATAATGGCAATTTCGGGACGAAGGGTGTCCGTTATACGAATCTAGGAGGAAGCATTGCGCATAT gCTGACCATTAATCCCGTCACCGGTGTGATTACGGTGAAACAGACAGGTCCAAGTTTCGACCGAGAATTAGTGTCCAGACACTTTCTCACTGTGGAAGCCCGGGACGACCTCGGCAGGGGCAACAGAAACAGCGCACAGCTAATAGTCAGCATAGATGATATCAACGACAACCCTCCCGTATTTCTGCAGAACAAATACGAAGCTGTGTTGCTTGAAAATGAAGATAGCTTCGAGTCTCCCCTTATCGTGGAAGCTTTTGACATTGACTTGAACG GCACGCGAAACAGCGAGATCATCTATGCCCTTGTGGCGGGCgaattttcatccaattttACAATTGACTCGAAACGAGGAGTGATCACACCTGCGCATCCTATGGACTATGAAGCGTTGCCCATCAGCCAGGGACACCGAGAAACGGCGATACGATCTCTTCGCTTGACGGTCAGAGCCCGGGATATGGGAACTCCCAGCCTTAGTTCAGACGCTCCATTGACCGTTTATCTCAAGGACGTAAATGATAACACCCCAGCTTTCGAGAGGGCGCTCTACAAGAAAAATGTGCCGGAAGATGTGCCCGGTGGTACATCGATATTGCAG GTGAAGGCTTGGGATAAGGATCTCTCGGCTCCAAACAATAAGATAGTTTATCGTATCCAAAGCGGTGCTGGGGACAAATTTATAATAGGTCCCGAGAATGGGGTCATCAGTGTGGCACCAGGGTCGAATTTGGATCCGGATTTGACGTCACCGAAAACGATGCGATATACGTTAGACGTAATTGCTATTGACAGTGGAACTGAGGTTCAGCAAACCGCCGATGTTTTGGTGAACATTACAATTATTGACGTCAACAACAAGCCTCCGGTTTTTATCGACCCAGGAACTGTAATTGTTAGGGAAAACACTCAG GTTGGTGCCTATGTGCATCGCATTGTTGCTAACGACCCAGATATTGCACCGGTTTTACGCTACCGAGTTGATCCAAACTCTTCAGAGGCCAGGAACGAGGAGGGAACTCTGATCCGTGTTCAAGAGTACGACTACTTGGCCGCCTTCGAGCTGAACGCGTTGGACGGTCTCTTGAGGGTTGTGCGAATCCTGGACAGAGAAAGAGTGGAGCTGATTCGACTCGGCCTGGTCGTGGAGGATCTGGCTTCAATAAAAGGACCGCAAACTGCTTCTG GAACTCTAACGATTGTAATCGAGGACGAAAATGATAACAACCCGAAGTTTCGGAGACCATTCTACAGGCGATCGGTTACTGAGAACAGTAAAAACGGAGTCGGTATAGCGAATATTGTTGCCGATGATGCAGATAAGAATCGAAGTATTAGTTACTCATTAGAAGGGCCTAAAGAGATAATCGAACTAGTACACCTTGATGCTGAAACCGGAGAGGTGGTTGTAGCTAACAAAATCGACCGCGAGCTCTACTCCTGGTTAAATCTTACCGTCAAAGCTACAGACTCCGGCATACCACCAAG ATCTAGCCTGGCTGAAGTGTATGTTCAAGTACTAGACGAAAACGATAACAATCCTTACTTTGTGAGTGAAGTAAATAATTTGACGGTCCGTGAAGATGCGGCAGTGGGGACGGAAATTGCCGTCATTGATGCGATGGATTCAGACAGTGGAGATTTTGGCAGAGTAACATATTTGCTCGATCGCATGTCTTCACAG GGAAAGTTTGCTATTAACTCTGAGACTGGATCGCTCACCGTAGCCGATGCTCTGGATTGGGAAACACGGAGTTCCTATTCACTGGTTATCGAAGCCTGGGACAACTATCAATTTGGTTACACAGCCGGAGAATCTAGAAACGCCTTCAAGCAGATCCA CGTTAGTGTACTTGACGTAAACGACAATTCTCCAACCGTTGAAGTACCCGAGAGCTGCGTAAGTATCTCTGAATTTCACGAGATCCGGGATGCAGTTACCGTTATTAAAGCCAAAGACGCCGACGATCCAACGACGCCTAACGGTCGCGTGACTTTCAAGATTCTATCTGGCAACGAAATGA GTTTCTTCAACTTGGAACAGACAGATTTCTGGACCGCCAGAGTTACAGCACGACGATCATTGAAGGGACGTTTTGGAAATTACAGTCTGCATCTCGAGGCACGAGACTCGGGGAGTCCAGTCAACAAGGTTGAAGCAACTCTTCACATCTGTGTTTTGGACTACAACGACAACGCCCCCGTATTCATTAATCCTCAGCATAATACCACTGTTCGAGTTGCTGAG AACGTCACCGTAGGATCGGTCGTTGTCCAGGTTGAAGCAACGGACAGTGACACGGGTCTGAACGGAGAAGTGCATTATAGGTTGAAACAAGATCACGCTGGTCATTGGCGGACGTTTTTGATCGACGACAAAACCGGTGTCGTATCGTTGAGGCTTCCGCTTGATAGAGAAACCCAGAAGATTTACGAG ATTCGTGTCGAAGCTTATGATCTGGGAATACCTACACCGCTCAGCTCCGATCTGGACTTAATAATCTATGTCAGGAACATCAACGATTACGAGCCGCAGTTTCTGATCGATGTGTTCAATGTTCATTTCACCGAGGAGATTGCCGCTGGCTCGGAAAGCGTTTTTTTACCGGAGACTATCGATAGGGATGAGGTTGACGATCTAGACGATCCCCCGAGCCAAGTCTGCTATTTCATAGTCGGCGGTAACGACGACGAAACGTTCAATCTGGATCACTATTCTCACGAATTAACA GCTGCTAAAAAACTTGACCGCGAAGTGCAAGAGGAGCATCTACTGCTGATCAAAGCCACAGAAGACTGTAACACGATACCCGCTAACGAGAGTTTCTTCGACGCGGCTGACGACACGTTGCTAAAAGTGGTCGTCGGGGTCAACGACATCAACGATAACTCGCCGAAATTTATCAGACGAGTTTTTACCGGCGGAGTAACAACGGAAGCAGATTTTGGAACGCAGTTTATGCAAGTCAAG GCTGTAGATTTGGACGCAGGTGACAACGCAGCAGTCAGCTACTATCAAATTGGTAAAATTCAAATGACACTGTCCGAGGGTCTTGATGATGTGAAAAATCAACCTTTTTTGGTGGACAGAATCACCGGCGCAGTAAGCCTCAACTTCGATCCTCAGCGCGGGATGAAAGGATACTTTGATTTCGTG GTACTAGCAAACGACACGGACGGCCTGAATGACGTAGCGCGAGTTTTCATATACTTATTAAGAGAAGATCAGCGCGTTCGATTCGTTTTACGACAGCATCCACCGGAAATTCGTCAGGGTATTGAAACATTCCGCGA AGTTTTGGGTAACGTGACAGGCGCCATAGTTAATGTTGACGACTACAAGATCCACGAAAACCAAGACGGGTCAGTGGATAGAACCAGAACTGACCTCTATATCCATCTGGTCAATCGTCAGGATAATTCGATTCTCGAGGTATCTGACGTCTTGGCACTGGTGGATCGCAACATTGAGAAGCTGGATAGTCTCTTCAAGGAGTTCAACGTTCTTGACACTCAGCCAGCCCAGGCGCAGGCCGTTGTACAAGTAGAACAGGCCGGAACGACCCTCTGGCTCTTGGCTTTGACTCTGTTCCTCGGGGCGTTGTTAATACTCTGCATAGCATTGTGCCTATCACAGAGAGCATCGTTCCGACGACAGCTGAAAGCAGCGAAAGCATTGCCGTTCA GTGCTACCGATTCCGAGTTCATCCGCGGTCCTGGACGGGTACCAAACACGAATAAGCACAGCATGGAAGGATCTAACCCGATATGGATGCACGCTTACGAAAATGAGTGGTTTAAGAACGACGAATCCTTCAG AGATTCTCTCGATGAAAACGCTCTGAACAACGAAGATATTATGAACGAATCAAACCTCAACGAAGGGCAACGGCGTGATAGCAAACCTTATTACATTCAGCCAAGGACTGGTTCTCTGGCAAG caGCAGCATAGACAGCGGTACCGAAGAACAGAACGACCTTAGCAGAGAACCAGGCCAATTTCGGGCCCATAACCCAGTGGTTAATAATCCGCTAGGCAAGAAATTAGAAACTACCGAATTGTAG